The DNA window CCAGAGGTAGATGTAGGGCGAGTGCAGGTCGGGCTCGTTCTGCGGGTTGTACTTGTCCTGGTTGTAGTAGGAGTAGGCGCCGTTGACCCACACCTCGCGCGCCGTCTTCGCCGGGTCGGCCAGCAGCTGGTCGTAGGCGAAGAACTTGTCGAGCCGCCCGTTCGTCGCGTCGGTGCCGCCGATCAGGTCGACCAGGTCGGGCACGTCTTGCTGTGCGAGCCACATGTACTGGACCGCAGTGCCTTCGTGGAAGCCCAGGCTGTTGGCGGGGTCGTCGGGGCCGACGAACGCACCGTCGGCGTCACGGCCGCGGAACCACGACGTACGCGGGTCGAAGACGTTGCGGAAGTTCTGTCCGCGCGCGGCGTAGCGTGCGGCATCCTCGGTGTGCCCGAGGCTCTTGGCCATTGCCGACAGGGTGGCGTCGGAGAGCGCGTACTCGAGCGTCGCCGACGGGCCGTGCTGCAGGTCGTAGTCGCCCGGCTTGCCGACTGCGTCGGGCAGGTAGGGGACGTAGCCGTCGCGGAGGTACTGCACGTTGCCCGAACGGCCGTTGAACTGCGAGTCGGCCGGGGGCACGCCGTCGGCGTTCTTCTTGAGCGCCGCGTAGGCCTCTTCCTCGTGGCCCTTGAGCAGGCCCTGCTGGTATGCACTGGTGAGATACGCGGTGACCGGGTCCCCGGTCATGATGTTGGTCTCGACGGTGCCGTAGCCCCAGCGGGGGAGCCAGCCGCCTTCGGCGTCGATGCGCAGCAGCGAGAGCGCCATGTCGCGCGCCTGCTGCGGCGCCAGCAGCGAGAGCAGCTGCTGCTGGGTGCGGTAGGTGTCCCAGAGGGACCAGTTCTGGTAGTAGGTAAAGTCCTTGGCCTCGTGAATCTTCTGGTCCCAGCCGGTGTAGCGGCCGTCGACGTCGGTGCCGGTGTTGGGCGCGAGGAAGGAGCGGTAGAGCGAGGAGTAGAACGTACGCCGCTGCTCCGTCGTCCCGCCGGTGGTGCGTACCTGGTCGAGCCGCGACTCCCACGTGGCCTTCGCGGCCGCGACGACGGAGTCGAAGGTGCCGGAGCCCTCGGCGGCGAGGTTCTTGCGCGCGCCGTCGGCGTCGACGTAGGAGATCGCCGTCGTGGAGACGACGTCGTGGTCCGAGGTGGTGTCGAAGCGGAGGTACGCGCCGCGCCGGCCGTCGCCGCTCGACGACGTGCTGCCCGCGGTGACGGTGTCGCCGGCCCAGGTGCCGCTCGAGGCGAAGGGCCGGTCGAAGCGAGTGGTGAAGAACAGCGTGTAGGGCTTGGTGTCCTGGCAGAACCCGCTGCCGGTCACCCGCGTCTCGACCGTGTGGTCGTCGACGATGCGGACGCTGCTGTCGTGCACCGAGTGGAGCGCCTGGCCGGCGTTGACGAGGACGTCGGCCGAGGTGGTCGCCGGGAACGTGTAGCGCGCCCAGCCGGTGTGGGTGGTGGCGCCGAGCTCGGCGCGCACCGCGCCGGCCGGTGCCTGCAGGTCGACGGCGTAGTAGCCGGGCGACGCGGTCTCGGTGTCGTGGCTGTAGGGCAGCGCGTAGTTCGCGTAGTCGGTCGAGGTGACGTCGCCGGTCGTGGGCAGGACCGGCAGGTCACCGCCGAGGCCGCACCCGACGCCCGAGATGTGGACCATGCTGAAGCCGCGGATGCGGCCCTCGGTGTAGTCGTAGCCGGTGTTGTGGCCGGTGTCGGGGGACAGCTGCACCATGCCGAACGGCACGCTCGCCCCCGGGTAGGTGTTGCCCTCGTTCTGCGAGCCGATGAACGGGTTGACCAGGCTGGTCAGCGGCTCATCGGCGGCGGGCGCGGCGCTCGCGGCGGATGCCGTCGCGAGCGGCAGGGCGGGAAGGGCGAGGGCGACGAGGCCGACGAGGGCGCTCGCGGCTCTGGCTCGGTGCATGGGTCTCCTCGGGCAGCTGTGACCGTGTAGCCGGCTGCCCGAGCCGCGGAGGTGCGGCGGGGCGGGGACCGGCCCGGGCCACTCTGACACGGATAACGTTATCCGTGTCAAGATGCCCGCTTCTGACCGTTCCGTGAGCCGGGTGCGATCAGGCGACGACGACGACCCGCGTGCCGACACCGGCGAAGTTCCACAGCGCCAGGGCGTCGGCGGGGGCCTCGCGGATGCAGCCCGCGCTCAGCGGGCGGCCCAGCTGGGCGAGCCGCTGCTCGGGCCGGCCGCGCCGGTCGCGCGGGATCTCGTGGAAGCCGATGGCCGCGCCGGTGTGGATGCCGTGGGTGAAGCGCACCATGCGCCGCATCGTGGCGCTCGAGACCGCGCTGTGGGCGAGCGGCGAGCGCGAGTAGACGCGGTAGGTGCCCGGCCGCGGCTGCGAGGCCTGGCCCGACACCAGGTAGGTGCGCACGACCGTGCCCTTCGCGTCGACGAGCCAGACCTGCTGCGCCCGCTTGGCGTAGACGACGCGGCGGCCGCTGCCGCTGCGGGCCGGCAGTGCGGTGCGGGTCGGGGCGGGCGCACGGTCGACGTTGCGCGCCGGTGCTGACGCGGGCGGCCGGACTGCGGCCGGCGCGGCGGGGACGGCCGGCGCTGCGCCGTGGAGGTGGGCCGAGAGCAGGGCGGCCAGGAGGCCGAGGGCAGGTGCGGTCACCGGTGCTGTCCTCCTCGAGGTCACGGGGTCGTGCGGTCGTCGCCCACCCTAGGCGCCGCCGGAGTCCGGCCGCTCACTCCGCGCGTCCCGCACCGTCTCGACGTGCGGGCCTGCGATCCGGGGCAGGACAGGACGAGACAGGAGGGCGGCGCAGTGGTTGACGCGACGCGCGCGTTCAGCGGGTTCTCGGTGGACGACATCGACAGGGCCCGCGACTTCTACGGCCGGACGCTGGGCCTGG is part of the Motilibacter peucedani genome and encodes:
- a CDS encoding L,D-transpeptidase yields the protein MTAPALGLLAALLSAHLHGAAPAVPAAPAAVRPPASAPARNVDRAPAPTRTALPARSGSGRRVVYAKRAQQVWLVDAKGTVVRTYLVSGQASQPRPGTYRVYSRSPLAHSAVSSATMRRMVRFTHGIHTGAAIGFHEIPRDRRGRPEQRLAQLGRPLSAGCIREAPADALALWNFAGVGTRVVVVA